In the Dolichospermum flos-aquae CCAP 1403/13F genome, GAAAGCGCGTCGAGACTTAAATCAAATCTGTGATCAAATGTTATCAAATCCTGTCATCGAAAATTATCGCTTTGACTTGATTGAAGTAGAATCACAAACTGGCGTATTTTGAAATGGGTAATGGGTAATTGGTGATTGGTGATTGGTAATGGGTAAGAGGGAAAATTATTGCCTTTTGCCTATTCCCTGACAACTGACAACTGTACGGGCGAAGCATTTGGAGAACTATTTTTGGCAATGACCGATAATTTATCTTCCAAATGCTTCGCCCCTACTGACAACTGACAACTAACAACTGACAACTGACAAACAATGAAATTCGGTATTTTAGTTTTTCCAGGTTCTAATTGTGATCGTGACGTTGCCTATGTTACTAGAGATTTACTAGGACAACCAACGCGCATGGTTTGGCATCAAGAGACAGATATTAGTGATATAGATGTAGTGATTGTCCCCGGTGGCTTTAGTTATGGGGATTATTTGCGTTGTGGGGCGATCGCTCGCTTCTCTCCTGTGATGCAGCAGGTGATTAATCATGCACAACAGGGTAGATTTGTTATCGGTATTTGCAACGGGTTTCAGGTATTAACTGAGGCTGGTTTATTACCGGGAGCATTGGCGAGAAATCAGGATTTGCACTTTATATGCGATCGCTCTCCCTTGAAAGTTGAGCGTAATAATTTACCTTGGACTCAAGGTTATGCGGAAGGGGAAATCATCACTTTACCCATTGCCCACGGAGAGGGGCGATTTTACGGTGACGAAACCACTTTAGCAGAAATCGAAGCCAACGGACAAGTTTTATTTCGTTATCAAACAAATCCCAACGGTT is a window encoding:
- the purQ gene encoding phosphoribosylformylglycinamidine synthase subunit PurQ, producing the protein MKFGILVFPGSNCDRDVAYVTRDLLGQPTRMVWHQETDISDIDVVIVPGGFSYGDYLRCGAIARFSPVMQQVINHAQQGRFVIGICNGFQVLTEAGLLPGALARNQDLHFICDRSPLKVERNNLPWTQGYAEGEIITLPIAHGEGRFYGDETTLAEIEANGQVLFRYQTNPNGSLNNIAGICNLQGNVLGMMPHPERAADSALGNSDGLRLFEGLLGKVAALV